From the Lathyrus oleraceus cultivar Zhongwan6 chromosome 4, CAAS_Psat_ZW6_1.0, whole genome shotgun sequence genome, one window contains:
- the LOC127137903 gene encoding uncharacterized mitochondrial protein AtMg00810-like: MGLAMHQRRYALEMLKKYEIEHCNAAITQAEPRLQLSKNEDEQDVDPTQYKRLIEFLRYLCNTLPDLAFSVSIVSIFMGIPKVSHLTAVKRILRYVKGSIGYEILFHGVDTGRKYIFLAFIDSN, translated from the coding sequence ATGGGATTGGccatgcaccaaagaaggtatgcacTCGAGATGTTGAAGAAGTATGAAATAGAGCATTGTAATGCTGCCATTACTCAGGCTGAACCAAGGTTGCAGTTATCGAAGAATGAGGATGAGCAAGATGTTGATCCAACTCAGTATAAGAGGCTGATTGAATTCTTGCGTTATTTGTGCAATACGCTACCAGACTTGGCGTTTAGTGTCAGTATTGTGAGTATATTCATGGGGATACCGAAGGTGTCTCACTTGACAGCAGTTAAGAGGATCCTAAGATATGTCAAAGGTTCCATTGGCTACGAAATTCTCTTTCATGGAGTGGATACGGGCAGAAAATACATTTTTCTCGCTTTTATCGATTCCAATTAG
- the LOC127137902 gene encoding uncharacterized protein LOC127137902 produces the protein MNGTNDILNSLPILDGKNWIRLRKHMQSLFGFHETLEVVTNDVHELVDNATDAQRVANKETKKKDCKVAYCIQSAVDSTNFNKITHVESEKEAWDIFVKYYERGEKVKVDKLQTLRQQYDLLQMGEDKKIAVIHQSNNLETLKLKDLVGSLEAREIRIVERKGVQDSIQVAKNCWYNKYKGTEKGKEEIGNLARQNSYDSEDMMVMGAVADDYVDSKIWFLDLGCSNHMTSQKVWLADFDSSKKSKVKLDDNRSLQAEGTSDIVIQKSNGGKSMIKDVLYVPGMKCNMLSVGQLVEKGFSVIIKD, from the exons ATGAATGGTACTAATGACATTCTGaattctcttccaattcttgacgGCAAGAATTGGATTCGATTGAGAAAACATATGCAATCTCTGTTTGGCTTTCATGAAACCCTTGAAGTGGTTACTAATGACGTCCATGAGCTTGTTGACAATGCAACTGATGCTCAGAGAGTCGCAAATAAGGAGACGAAGAAGAAAGATTGCAAGGTTGCGTATTGCATTCAATCGGCGGTAGATTCAACGAATTTTAACAAGATCACTCATGTTGAATCGGAGAAGGAGGCATGGGATATTTTTGTCAAGTACTATGAAAGAGGTGAGAAAGTCAAAGTCGACAAATTACAAACTTTACGACAGCAATATGATTTGTTGCAGATGGGAGAAGATAAAAAGATTGCAG TTATTCAtcaatccaacaatcttgaaacccTGAAACTGAAAGATTTGGTTGGTTCGTTGGAGGCGCGTGAGATTAGGATTGTAGAAAGGAAAGGGGTTCAAGATTCGATACAA GTGGCCAAGAATTGTTGGTACAATAAATACAAGGGAACGGAAAAAGGCAAGGAGGAAATAGGGAACCTTGCACGCCAAAATTCATATGATTCTGAAGATATGATGGTTATGGGTGCAGTTGCAGATGACTATGTCGACTCCAAGATCTGGTTCCTCGACTTGGGTTGCTCGAATCACATGACTAGTCAAAAAGTGTGGTTAGCGGATTTTGATTCGtcgaagaagagcaaggtcaaaCTTGATGATAATAGATCGTTACAAGCAGAAGGTACTAGCGACATAGTTATTCAAAAGAGCAATGGAGGAAAATCTATGATCAAAGATGTACTCTATGTACCTGgaatgaaatgcaatatgctaagtGTTGGACAACTGGTCGAAAAAGGTTTTTCAGTGATTATAAAAGATTGA